A single window of Stigmatopora nigra isolate UIUO_SnigA chromosome 20, RoL_Snig_1.1, whole genome shotgun sequence DNA harbors:
- the LOC144213874 gene encoding uncharacterized protein LOC144213874, which yields MNTYFMDMEIHQQLLLYLMDKQLPPTQASRRKIKRMSRNFIVKDKRLFYTGPSKQYLRLVILPTEKQNILIESHHNSRTGNHFGARSTRDKAIASYYWPTMIDDINEWIKSCQRCKDNCAIKPVLNHIKLSGQSAARCAAFGCKTGFKNGSRMFSFPKDQEHLTKWKEHSDEDQLTAEKSGGKLRLKPDVAPTPLSHRPKRKKKKLAFVMVPPIQTEEDHTYCTKSNSESELSPEPEQDGEQRPLENTLDWCHCGSCHQMPNEVENVCCRDIPMVLRRIQQVPEELTCITNHPGFEANCLNHYVLQNISNIYKSCCGPVPTKTHIGFTFVAYRSFVSWCWGSLAVELQVVIPSCAVRRIKEEFPDLTGHCVGFIPSLD from the exons ATGAATACTTATTTC ATGGATATGGAAATTCATCAACAACTTCTCCTGTATCTGATGGATAAACAGCTTCCACCTACTCAAGCTTCACGTCGTAAAATTAAACGAATGTCGCGGAATTTCATTGTTAAAG ACAAAAGACTCTTCTACACTGGACCGTCCAAGCAATATTTGCGCCTGGTCATCCTGCCAACGGAAAAGCAGAATATCCTCATCGAAAGTCACCACAATTCTCGTACTGGCAACCATTTTGGGGCCCGTAGCACGCGCGATAAAGCTATCGCTAGCTACTATTGGCCCACAATGATTGATGACATTAACGAATGG atCAAAAGTTGTCAACGCTGCAAAGACAATTGCGCAATTAAACCGGTCCTCAATCACATTAAG CTTAGTGGGCAATCTGCGGCTCGCTGTGCAGCATTTGGATGCAAAACCGGGTTCAAGAACGGTTCTCGTATGTTCAGCTTCCCCAAGGACCAAGAGCACCTGACAAAATGGAAG GAGCACTCGGACGAGGACCAATTGACCGCCGAGAAATCCGGCGGCAAGTTGAGGTTGAAACCAGACGTCGCGCCGACACCCCTCAGTCATCGACCTAAACGAAAGAAGAAGAAACTCGCTTTTGTGATGGTACCGCCAATCCAAACTGAGGAGGATCACACATATTGCACCAAATCAAACTCAG AGAGTGAATTATCACCGGAACCGGAACAAGATGGGGAACAGAGACCATTGGAGAACACGTTAGATTG GTGTCACTGTGGTTCTTGCCATCAAATGCCCAATGAAGTTGAAAATGTTTGCTGCCGGGATATTCCTATG GTCTTAAGAAGAATCCAACAGGTGCCCGAAGAATTAACGTGCATAACAAACCATCCTGGATTTGAAGCAAACTGTCTAAACCACTACGTTTTGCAAAATATCAGTAATATCTACAAATCCTGCTGCGGACCAGTCCCGACAAAAACACATAT AGGTTTTACATTCGTGGCTTATCGTAGTTTTGTCAGCTGGTGCTGGGGATCCCTCGCCGTCGAACTACAAGTGGTTATTCCGTCTTGTGCAGTCCGACGGATAAAAGAGGAATTTCCTGACCTTACTGGACATTGCGTAGGCTTCATTCCATCGCTGGATTAA
- the LOC144213875 gene encoding RNA-binding protein with multiple splicing-like, giving the protein MNKSEKETEPGEFSSGHEEEVRTLFVSGLPLDIKPRELYLLFRPFKGYEGSLIKLTSKQPVGFVSFDSRSEAEAAKNALNGVRFDPEIPQTLRLEFAKANTKMAKNKLVGTPNPPPSQQSPGPPFISRDPYELTLPALYPSSPDVWASYPLYPAELSPALPPAFTYPSSLHAQIRWLPPADGTPPGWKSRQFC; this is encoded by the exons ATGAACAAAAGCGAGAAGGAAACCGAGCCCGGTGAATTTAGCAGCGGCCACGAGGAAGAA GTTCGAACGCTCTTCGTTAGCGGGCTGCCACTGGACATCAAGCCTAGAGAACTTTATCTTCTCTTCCGACCATTTAAG GGCTATGAAGGTTCCCTCATTAAGCTGACCTCCAAACAG CCGGTGGGATTTGTCAGCTTTGACAGTCGATCAGAAGCGGAGGCGGCGAAGAACGCCTTGAAC GGGGTCCGTTTTGATCCCGAGATCCCCCAGACGCTCCGTCTGGAGTTCGCCAAGGCCAATACCAAGATGGCCAAGAACAAGCTGGTGGGCACACCCAACCCCCCGCCGTCCCAACAGAGCCCCGGCCCTCCCTTCATTAGCAGAGATCCAT ATGAGCTCACGTTGCCCGCGCTCTATCCCAGCAGCCCAGACGTGTGGGCTTCGTACCCGCTGTACCCGGCGGAGCTGTCGCCGGCCCTCCCACCTGCTTTCACCTACCCTTCCTCACTCCACGCTCAG ATCCGCTGGCTGCCACCTGCAGACGGAACTCCTCCGGGATGGAAGTCGAGGCAGTTCTGCTGA